From one Rhopalosiphum padi isolate XX-2018 chromosome 2, ASM2088224v1, whole genome shotgun sequence genomic stretch:
- the LOC132922148 gene encoding Bardet-Biedl syndrome 5 protein homolog → MLLIWPHTQLLSNTMDLFETWEDQEIQFDLSISKALKMRNGEKIIDRLEFIEDTKGNSGDKGVLVITNLRTIWHSMTLARISLSIGYNCIQDVSTRIVNSRLKGITEAIYIQAKYNGLRYEFVFTNLIPGNTRHFTSFIGVFKAYNSSRLYRELKLRGAILKNGRLRLLMFEKMYSTVNGVWNLSSEQGNLGTFIITNIRLVWYAESNETFNISLPYIHINSIKIRESKFGEVLVIETNGYSGGFTLGFRIDPKDRLRSVTKELSSLFRIHAQAPEFGVHFVTTDQIENNEPILTPPTLSNYDEFEDENTIGVSNTLAAYSVSKTGKEDGLPQYDSAIGLAIETLPEGYTMASLWEVIPSTNNK, encoded by the exons atgttattaatttggcCACACACACAACTTCTTTCTAACACCATGGATTTATTTGAGACTTGGGAAGATCAAGAAATCCAATTTGATTTaagtattag caAAGCGTTGAAGATGAGAAACggagaaaaaataatagatcGTTTAGAATTTATTGAAGATACAAAAGGAAATAGTGGTGATAAAGGTGTACTTGTTATTACAAATTTGAGAACAATCTGGCATTCAATGACTTTAGCAAGAATAAGCTTAT CTATTGGTTACAATTGTATACAGGATGTTTCTACAAGGATTGTTAACTCG aGATTAAAAGGAATAACAGAAGCAATTTATATTCAAGCCAAATACAATGGATTGAGATATGAATTTGTTTTCACAAATCTGATACCTGGTAATACAAGGCATTTCACATCATTTATTGGAGTTTTCAA AGCTTATAATTCCAGTAGACTTTATCGAGAATTAAAACTTAGGGGGGCAATATTGAAGAATGGACGTTTAAGGCTATTGATGTtcgaaaaaatgtattcaaccgTTAATGGCGTATGGAATTTATCTAGCGAACAA ggAAATTTGggaacatttataataacaaatattcgaTTAGTGTGGTATGCAGAAAGTAATGAGACATTCAATATATCGCTTCCAtacattcatataaattct ATAAAAATTAGGGAATCCAAGTTTGGTGAAGTGTTAGTGATAGAAACAAATGGTTACAGTGGAGGTTTTACACTTGGATTTCGAATAGATCCCAAGGACCGATTACGATCAGTTACTAAAGAACTATCATCATTGTTTCGTATTCATGCTCAAGCGCCAGAATTTGGAGTACATTTCGTTACTACAGATCag atagaaAATAATGAACCCATTCTAACACCACCAACCCTCTCAAATTATGATGAATTTGAAGACGAGAATACAATAGGTGTTTCAAATACTTTAGCTGCATATAGTGTAAGTAAGACGGGTAAAGAAGATGGACTACCACAGTATGATTCTGCAATAGGTTTAGCAATTGAAACATTGCCAGAAGGTTATACAATGGCATCTTTGTGGGAAGTTATACCAagtaccaataataaataa